The Aedes albopictus strain Foshan chromosome 2, AalbF5, whole genome shotgun sequence region TCTCCTCACAAAAAGTTCATTCACTACGTTTGTTATCCCCTCCATTTTTCACTTCGTTAATCAGTTCAGGATCGTTACATCAGTTTTCCCCACTAAGCTCCTGTGTATGCTAATATTGGAGGACTCTGGAAGGGCTTCCGCTCTTTTGGCTACTACGTATCGTCAAATGTTCTTCACTGTTAAATGTAATTCGTTGGGGTGCGTTGCACTTCGCATCAGCTGATGGGTGGGCTGTACGGCAACAATTTTTCGCGAACCGCACTCGCAAGCGTTTTTATCGATTCACTCACTGCTTCGCATAGCGTAGCTACGACGATGACAACGGGGACGTGTGCATGCACTCTTCGATTGGTGCTGCTCGTGACTTGGATGTTTTACTTACGGTgccaaggaatttttaaagaggtTTTTCACGATCGCGCTGCGACACTGGCCAGTTCTTCTGCCTTTTTCTGTGTTTTCTTTTGTATATACTTTTTCACTGTATTGTACATAGTAATAGCAAATTGTACTGCTACTATTGCTGGTATTATCTGCAGCATTAGTTTATTTTCCTCGAATTTTTCAGAGTGTTCACTTTGCATGTTAATAATATCGATATGGCTGTCGCCATTATGCTCAACATGAGCTTTCGACTCTTCACTTCccattttcaaattgtttttgcAGACAACccggacaaaaaaaaaattactaaaatcACACTAGTTTGTTAAAATAGCGTTCTTCGCTAGCGTCATTTGTTCTCGAAACTCGATAAATTCTTCAATCACAATCATGGTTAAGTAAACTGTTGCTGCAAAACAAGCTATTGCACATAACCACATTTTCACATGTCCTTCCATTTGATTTATTTTCGAGTCACTACACTATTACATTACTACCCAATTTTCATATGTTATTCTTCGTTCTTTCTCGAAGATTGCAGGAATGTCGAACGGTCGCCATCTGGGGTTCGAAGTCTTAACTAAGATCTCGCATCGAACCGATCACACCAAATGTCTGTCCCGGGACAATTGGTGTACTAAAGGAACTTTGGTTCCTTCAGATTGAATTACTTTTGATTTGCAACTATTCCAATGACTAGCGGTGTCTGAAGATCAGAGCGCTATTGGAGGGTTTCGGTATGCCAGCAGACATTGAAACAAATAGTTTGATAGTCCAAAGAAGACTGCCGAGTTTATTGAAATCCTTCTTTTATATCATTTTACATTTGATTATTCTTATGGCCTAAAGGGTAAAACACCTGGGGTTGATGTTTATAAACAATATTTATGGCTTAAACTTCCGCGCGCCCATCCGATAGTATTTTGGTTAACTTGCGCTTTTTGGCTTGCGCTTTACGGTGACTAATGGGGTGTTATTGTAAATACGCTGATGGGTACGCGTTAGCTTGCCTTTGAATGGTTTGACAAATAATTAAGGTAATGCGGGAGTATGTCTAGTacagtgtttacatgacatataacacaaatttacatgatatatcgtgTTTTCGTacgctctatcgtggctttggcgttccttcgctgctctttcttcctccaggagtcatctgtgatccactgctttctctgggtgcgtagtaggctgcggcttatttttcaaaagttgttgaaacctggaattcgtaagctcttttggattcaaatgacacagaaagagaaacctctgagtttaagccaaaaatattgagatttagaggtcgcgcaaacgcttcaaagttgaattttcgagtaataaaaaggtgttttcacttcaagtgccgtaactttatcaattttcaatcgatattcaatattctttttaatttctcacaaattaaatttcgaataaacttgtagtacatcatttttttccaaagtcacgcaaaatatgagtttttgaaaatttaacttatttttttcttctttttacaaaaaataataattttggagtcctataactttttaaccgtttgaccaatttcaaattttttggcttgcttttgtagatattcttgttgcctatctttgtcctgaacaaacttttcatcaaagtagtcatttttatgatacttttcaccaaaaactgccaaaacatgccttaaaacttgattttttcatgcaaattcggagtttttgacgattatttacattttttttactccaaaccagatacttaaCATATTTAGGTATATGGAACACatcggaggattttttttcaaatttttttcctcgcatttcgaacatgaaaatattttttgattcagaactctctaaaaattgaagtttaaggcttccatatgattattgagaACAGTGACAaccagggcgcggaggctgaaacattcCGCATTTCATCGttcccgcgtttttgcatttttctttgtgtttttagttcgtacttgagtggaacgctgatggaagagtgaaaggtcgacggtcgtcagtgacaagcagggcgcggaggctgaaacttgccgcatttcgtcgttcccgcgttttcgtatttttctttgtgttttttgttcgcactttgtgttaacgatcgacgatggctcggtggcaagaggccacattgcccgcatcgtggtgctcgtgttcgtcgttattccgagttcggaaatgctagtatccaagagattgtttttcagtgcgtcgggtattctcgcttatgtatttttttcggattcttcgatggacgatcggagaatcagcgagcggtgtgaacgagtgcacatttaatatggttggaccgtttgcatgctgagaccaaagccaaacatagaaaaccagctggtcaggattacccggtgagttcgttccttattactttttatatttgaacatgacatatatggggatttcggaggggtagcctaaggaagttaaatgaactggtttccgggcaaatgttcgtggggtggccagactttgtcacgagataacaattatcatgttgttttccgaaggtctccagtgaatttagcttaccctgctacaacaaaccatcaggtagatcattccgttccggtatgactctgcagccataggtaatccttgcgctgatggtgggtacacaatcatcatcatcatcatcatccatatgattattgagaatatttttttcactttgagcccgaaactaagcatgaaaacatttaaaattatgccaaaaatctgatttttccaataaaatacgtgtttttgaatggtttttggtatttatctattttgcagtgctgcgaagtgtcagtatcaaccgatgtttaaagctgaaattgagataggtaaccactcatttttccatttaccatcggagtatcaattgactagcctctgatcattcaattgacatcagctccagcctcagtcaaggcacatatcattcaattgagccccaactaggaagcataaatgtgtggtgttgtaggttcaaagcttttaccatcgttgatgacgtcaaacccgtcTTTTACGCTtgcaccttctggaatatccgcagcacggttctctagttcctcgacgaaggaccttttcaccacagcgtcttccagtcgacgTGTGTTTAACCGGCGCCCGACTTTCTCCTCCTAGCAATACGCTACCGGATctcaccgattaggagatgatggtcggacgcagtatcggcgctacgtttgttccgaaCATCATGAAGGCTccatctccattttcggctgatgcagatgtggtcgatttgattttccgtgatgccATCACAGGAAACCCATTATCACTTTGTGCCCTGGTCTATGGGGAATAAGCGAtccccccaatcaccatgtcattgctgccacaaaactctgcaaacagctctccgttctcacTAATTTCTCCAaggccatggcgtcccatgatgcGCTTATATGTAGTCCTAGTTGTCGGAACCAAGCTTcgtgttgaagtcgcccatgacgatcttgatatcacctttcggagtcttgtccacgacagcattcagttgactgtaaaagttctctgtatcttgcaattcggctgcatcggttggcgcgtaacattgaatCATGGTTAGGTTTCGAacacgtgttctgaatctggccacaGTTATCCTCTCATTAAAAGATTTCCACTTcatagcgcagtttcgagttcaaaaggaatcgctcaagaaacttcttgaagcgaacttcgctcagtcctaggatctcaagcttcatacggcctGCCTCATTggttagttgtgccagtttaccctgctgggctagggttaatacattccaagttccaattcttgtccgttgtttcgcactaaaagtcgttgccgttgaatcagttcgtaatctttcattttcggtttcagtaacgtttttttttgagtttcgggaacagtaggttgttggcctaaggtccgcTATCCACCATGGtgaggctgccaccttaggtatagcttccggtggaggagcatttcatactcagccactggatgccagaacagacgctgtttgagccgcacctccttggtgaacagatacTCTACACGTACCTTCTTAATTTAGGTGAAGTCAGAAGGAACACAGTGCCCAGGCTCGCTGCacaaccagctaagcacacaactcttgtcATCGCTTGACGCGTGGAATCATGAGTTGTGAGGACCAGAACTAAATATGTTGGACGTTCTTCTTATCGACTTATCGTTGTGCAGGCCATACACGGTATTTATTGATGTAAAGTTTACAAACATTTTTAGGACTGCCACGACATCAAATGTACCTTTATTCGAATGCTGATGTTGACAATATTTGTATTATTCATCCAATTTGCAATCAATCTTCATCTATAACTAACAATCTTAGAATGCCACTTGCATATTAACTCGACTTGCAAGAGGAATTTAAACAGTCTTGCGCGGTCTCGTAGCTGGACGAGAATCTAAGATAAACGCGACATTATTTCTTTATTGAGTCTCTGGCCCGGCGGCCAGGTTACAAGCTAACGCTTGTTAGCAGATTTCGTTCCCATTCCTGCGTAGAGTGTTGTCGACCAACCTCTTCTTTTGCTGCTGAATTTCTGTAGTAACTAACGACTTTTGGTGACATCTGCGAAGGAGCTCTACGTTGGAGATCCAGTTGTAAGACCATCATGCACAAATCATATGCAGGTAGCCATATGAGTGCTCTCCTTCACTGACCCACATAAAATTTCAACTTCTGAGCTAAACTAAAACAACCATATGAACGCTGCGTAGAGATGGATGTGGACAAATGCGTAACATTGTTATCTTATCAAGACGATTCCCCTGTGGATGATGTGCTCAGTTCATTCACCGTTTCGCTCAAATAAATACAATTGTTTGATGAAAGCAAACGCTTCAAAACTAGAGTTAAGCTGTGCCGTGGTGAAACGATGGAAGTTCAAGATCAGCTGAAGGCCATCCCCTCGGATGAATGGGTTCTACTGCGAGATATTTACAAACGTGACTGGCCTCGCCATCAGCTGGCATACAACACCATTCAAAATTATCTAAACTGGAATAAGATCGACCCGAAGATTAAGCAGCTACTGATACTGGGTTTGAACGACAGTTGGCAGGAGAATGGAACCTGCGTTATTCTGGTAAGTCAAATTCCAACTGTATTTCTTAATAATCACCAAACACATCTTCCAGGATCGCTACCAGATGTATGTTTACACAGTGGATGACTCCAACGATTCTTTGAAACGTGCGCTCCTTTTGATCGATTGGGACTATTCGTACAAGATGTGCTGCATCCCTATGCGCTACCACCCAGCCTTCCAAGAAGTTTTTGCAACCCTATCGATTGAACTATTGTGGGATCATCCTTGCGTTCTCTACGAACTTTCCAGGGAAGACAGTCGGAAACTGAGTTTGAACATCCCGAACGGTCTTCACACACAGCGACTGACCATCCGCCACGCAGCCTTCGCCAACGAAGTTTGGCCCCATCGATGTGAGGGATCGGAATACTTTCTGAAACGGCTGGCCGCGTGGAATCCATCGGTGGGACTGTTCAACGATGCGGGAGAATTGCGGGCGTGGTGCTTCAGCTGGCCGAACGGTGCCATTGGACCGTTGGAAGTGGTGAAAGAGCATCAACGGAAAGGTTACGGAAGCTTGATGGTCAGAGCAATTGCCCGGGAGATGGCAAACGCCGCCGGGCTGAACTGCTATGGAACGGCAATCACCGACAATGCGCAATCGAGAGGGATGTTTGAGAAACTGGGATTCAAGTTGGTGGATGGAGGTTGTTTCTACGCAAGGAATCGTTCAAGAAAGTTGGTGGAGTATGATCATTGAATTGGTTGGAAATAAAACTATGAAACAGTCGTCAGCGCAAGAatgggtatattcgcctcactccattcatattcactcctctttgttgaagcgaatcgagaaagatgcagcaaacggattgtcgtgatcaaacacgcaaccccatcgtCAGTGAGAAGCGAAACGCAAACtgtttgacatggatattcgttgccgatcgtcgcagtttggatcgcaagcgaatgaatgaatggcgaatgatgGTGAGCGattgaagcggctattatcataactagaagagaatttttgcatgtaatgcatacatttttagtgtattgttgttgaaatgctagattagcaaagaaaataataaacattgtttgaaaacttcaaatattcgtacgcgcaatatcactcacgaatcgcatcaccgctcgatcgcttgcgatgcgaatgtggacgaatgtttaaattccaagtgtggcttcccaccgttcgccggtgtttgctgtcgtcgctgacaagcaaacacacaaactaaagcgacaaccgtttgctgctgactgtattcgaatgtGGAACCGATTTTTATTCTCTTAAGCTGAAATGAAagatacctaccttgataccttgttggctacaaaacaactttactccaacgccgagtgtatagtagagcaccatgtttgtcggtcttgggcgatgttcttcCCGTTTCCCCAAACGTGTAGGGATCTCTTTCAATcgcgtgcagccagcgcgttcgcggccgcccacgaagttgccgacctctacctggttccctgttcttccgacattcgcactctGTATCCAGCCCACTGCAGTctaccgtattttatacgtttcacaatattcgaatctccgtacacttggtacaacttgtgattcatgcgtctgcgcctcactccattttcttgttacCCACCTAGAATTGTCCGCagtactttgcgctcaaaaacacCGAAAGCTTTTCAGTCTACCTCCATTAACGTCCAtgcctcgtgaccgtagagggaaaccggaagaatcagcgtctaaTATAGAGCGAATTTCGCTTGCGTtgcgcaatccgtaaaaggccctattcgcagctgcaatacggcttttcacttcacgggaaacgtcattgtcgtGTCATCCAAGAAaaacaacaacttcaaacacatccccatcaatcactatctcagcactaacaccactaggcctgtctTTGTCTCTACCCGCTGTCATGTACTTTGCCTCGGTAGAGTTAATCGCCAAGCTTATCCTCGCTGTCTGCCTCTTcaaaggagcataagcttcctccactgccctacgatcgatgccgatgagatcaatatcgtccgcaaagtcaaggagcatgtgcgaccgtgtgatgatagtgccattcctctgcacgccagtCCTCCTGATCGCTTCTTCGAGTGCAATTTGGACAGCAATTTTGAAAGAGCATCACTCTGCTTCAATCCATCTAAGGCCACGCAAACGAAGTTGACACTTCGTCTGTCTGCGATCGAATCGAcccaaatacttgattttgatccatccagcgttgcgtgtatcagcctaattagtttcgccggaaaatcaTGTTCTGCTCCGtcattgatcggccctcacgaaaaccagcctgataTTTGCCGACGGAGGgctcctcaagaggtctcagtaTGTTGAACAGGACAtctctctgtaattggcacactctagtctgtgccctttcttgaagattgggcatatgaggtgttgagaaccactgaacaaTCTCTCAACTCTCGCCGCTCTGCTTGCTCGCCGATGGCATTTCAATATGCGATCGGTTGATGCACAAAAGCAGACTTTAGTTTTAGAAGTTCTGTAACCGTCATtgtatatgacacattctaccgtgacgttacaacgttttgacgccttttttgtcagatttttcgctataactcgtaagttcgaccgtaaaccctcaaatattttttcatattcggattccttgtaaaat contains the following coding sequences:
- the LOC109429344 gene encoding uncharacterized protein LOC109429344, which codes for MEVQDQLKAIPSDEWVLLRDIYKRDWPRHQLAYNTIQNYLNWNKIDPKIKQLLILGLNDSWQENGTCVILDRYQMYVYTVDDSNDSLKRALLLIDWDYSYKMCCIPMRYHPAFQEVFATLSIELLWDHPCVLYELSREDSRKLSLNIPNGLHTQRLTIRHAAFANEVWPHRCEGSEYFLKRLAAWNPSVGLFNDAGELRAWCFSWPNGAIGPLEVVKEHQRKGYGSLMVRAIAREMANAAGLNCYGTAITDNAQSRGMFEKLGFKLVDGGCFYARNRSRKLVEYDH